The Juglans regia cultivar Chandler chromosome 16, Walnut 2.0, whole genome shotgun sequence nucleotide sequence ACCCCTGAcctaaattatttcatcttccACATAATCTTtacaattaatgtttattttgttagtttgtgGAATGATTAACActttaattcaatcacaaatttaatcGGTCTGCTTGATTTCTCTTGTTGATTAAAAATCAGTTTTGCTGATGATTGTTCTCTTTGATTGGTCTGCCCGTTTTAGTTATGGTTGATAGCTTAAATCAGTGATCACTTGCAACTgtttagtttgttatttttacTTTCTGTGTTTGTGAATGAGTACATGAAAATCTACATTCAACTAATGATGACTTGATTTCGGCAGACATATAAAATCAATGGTGAGAAGGCCGTGCATCTCAATCCCCGGCCTCAATCCAAAGATACAAAACCATCAACTAAATCAAAGTTTGGTGGTACTTGTGAAGCTTGTGAGAGATACTTACAAGACCTTACTAACCGCTTCTGTTCCATTGCATGCAAGGTAATGATCATaatcctcaatttttttttggaatgataTGCTCTTTGCTTGaacacttcaaaaaaaaaaaaaaagtattaagcCATTTTTATgctctacatatatattttcaggTCTCTGCAGTTTCAGTGAAGCCCAGGGATGAAAGCCATGATTTGATGATCCCCTTCCCAACTCCAGAAGCTGCTACAACTTTGGAGGAAAATTGCCATCAAGAAACAGACACAAACGAAATGGAATCGTCGATCTCAGTGGCTGATTCATCGGAGGAGATAAGGGGGGCCGGGGTAAGTTCAGCTTTGAAGCCAAGGAAGCCCCGGCACAAGAGGAAATGCATCCCTTTGAGGGCTCCTCATTTCTGATGCTTTAAACAAACCATACCCCTCCTCTCccactctctttcttttgttcttttcattCCATATATTTCTTATACAGTTTATGTTCATTTTCATttgccacttttttttttacattttttttttttatattatcaaggTGCTAAAACAGAAACGCTATTAAAAATTCCCCGATGTAAAATCTTTCCTGGCCTGAAGAATTTTTTTGACAGCATAAGAAAGATTGTAAAGATGAGAAAAATAGTTGCTTTCTTATTAACACGAGGCATTTGGTTGATTGTGCATGCAACTCTCAGATTGGAAACTTTGTTATTTCTTAAGTGTTAAGGTTGCTTTGGATATTCAGATCAATACTTATCATAGTGGGCCCTTCCCCCTCCCTTAATTATGGCAGAAATCTTTGGGTTTTCTGTTTTCATGTGAAAGTGGCAGACAAAAAATGGGACGCCAAAAGCAAACAAAGCCGAGACTCGAGAGGTTTGCGAGTGAATGGGGGGACGGGCAAGGATTCGGCCAGAGTCAGCAGATGAATTAGGTGCATGTTTCctttatagaatattattacaatatataacattaatacaAGTCTACATATCTGCTCTGCCCATTCTCCTGTAACACTAGACTACTTTCAGATTGTCGTGAGATGGTGCATAGGAAGCAATAGGTTGTTAGCTTTTGTCAGTCCCACGTTGATTATACGTGTCCTGATAATGCTAAACCACAGTATAGTGAGGGGCAGAGTAGCATTGTCCGCCTAAcattggcaatggtctagccattgccaagtctaaaatttaccTAGAATCTTAAGTTTtagctataatatcaatttttgactaggtgagtccacattggactaatcattataaagttaaaataataatataatattattttttttttttttttgcaaatacaatttatatattttttaaatcttcatactttgtagaaataatgtatctactctatcaatcaatagaaataatgtgcatgtcatgcatgttttaccattcaaagagagaggaaaatgattaaataattaaatattactttccattgtgaatagtaactaGCCATATTTTgagaggacttaagatttactattcatcaagtcttaagctttggatcattagctattccaatgtggaggctttttctcatatttagctaaagtttagacttgcattgacatttggttagtccattgccaatgctctaatacATGGGTTTTGACGAAggctactattttttttttttataacaacagATGTCATTTCAATAACATTTATTGAAAGAAGACATATAAATTTGACTTTAAACAATAAATCAATTATAAACATTAGTAGAAATTCAGTACACTATTATGAGTGACATAGTCCAGTCCAGACAGTTTATATCTAAAGACCGAAGTCAAAAAGATAGTACAACTCTATTTCCTACAGAGTTTACAATAACTAAACATAAAACTTTATACTCAATTAGACGGAGTATGGAGAAACCAAATCCCAACATCACAGACTAAACGGAGGGGGGATAACATGACGAAGGCTACTAGAACCATGGGGTTCGAGTAATCTAGATACAATCGTACAGtgatatataaatactatacattctttttaaaaaagagtgatcgttaaaaagttaattttttatataagtcttatattcattttaaaaaataatatttacagttatagaaTGTAcaaatatcacatatttattttgaaaaaattaaataaatataaaattcacataaaaaaatcaacattttaacgaagaatttcattttctttcaaaagaaatgtCTGATGCATGCATAATGATTGTATCAGGCATTGCTctttaaaatattgttcaagTGTAGAACTAATAGCTTGCAGCGGGAACACATTAACAACAAATGACTTGGAAGGTTAAGAGCTTGAGAGATTGAGATACAGATGGAATTCTTAATTTCTATGCACAGTTTATAACAAGCAGTCGTAATTTGCTTACATTGAAgaaagaatctttttttttttactccgTATTTTTCAGGTTTGAAAAAGATCACCTTGACCTTGTGCTGCTACCTTCAGCCAAGCCTTTGTGATGGCTGAAGAAAAATGTATACAAATAATGCTGGATGTTCCAATTCCTTccctgctagctagctagctagctatcatATGTAGCTTAATAACCACTCGAGGCTCTGTTTCAGCAAATACGGGTATCAAGACTTGGAGCTTTAGCGTGCTAGTTATGAcgaataatattacaaaattgaaaaattaatgaaaataaataaataaaaagttgtaGCGTTTAACATTGCTCTAGAGCAATTTATTTTACTCTCCATACCTCTATGCATTCATTTAAATCTTGATCTTCTGTTCTGATGTGAGTCTGCAAAAATCATATGGTGAAAATAGTAagaatttggattttttatttttattttttctgtaagGGCACAATCTCATCACGATGAGGCCAGTTGGCACAACCCAGTGTCGGGTTTTCTGATATTTTATAGAGAACTGAAACCAGAATTGAGTAATATAACAGAGCTACCGGACTATAGTAATGTAACGTAATAGCCCTTGTCATTTTTGAAGGGTTAATTATATTTGTCGTCTTTTTTAACCATCTTTGAATGTTGCGTCAAATGATTcacagataaataaaaaataaaaactaatttttcaatcaattaaaactatattagaagatgataaaaaaaataaataaataaagcttgaAACGAAGATTTTAGGGTGGGGGACTGCTACCAGGGGCAGGGGTTGTGTAATCCACTAGTTCTTAaccatgagataagatgagatggttttagatgaattaaataaaatattattataatattattttttaatattataattattttgagatttgaaaaagttgaattgtttattatattttatatgagaatttaataaaattgtaatgatgagttgagaatgtttctatatccaaatggAGACTCTGTGAACACTTCAAGCAGTAAAACAAACCGGCTCTTCTCATTAGACACTTAGAAGTAACTAACCTCAAGATTCGATGTAGCTAATAATGTCTTATATATTCCAAGCATGGATATGTACCTTGATCACTTTTTGGTGGAATGCTTCTTGACTGCTCTCTAGAGAAGCCAATATGACAAGAACAGCTGCAACTGTTGACGGCCAGTAGCAAAGCTGCTCACCAGCCAAAACGACCAGCACAGCCAGGAACTTGGCCCTGTTCTCCACCTCTGCGTCAGCTTTAGAAACTTTAAGGTAGAACCTATGGTATATGTCGTATAAGCATTAGTAGGTAGAGGAAACATTACAAGCTGCTTTAAATGTTGACCGAACACGTCCTAAGATATAATGATGGGTATAAGGATGTACCACAAGAAGTTGTAGATGGTGGGCAAGAAACACTGGAAATTG carries:
- the LOC109021441 gene encoding uncharacterized protein LOC109021441, which gives rise to MKTDWLSTLLQSKFFGSCIHHQEIRKNEENVFCIDCSLGFCRHCMAAHCFHRRLQICKYVYHDVVRLHEMQKHLDCSKIQTYKINGEKAVHLNPRPQSKDTKPSTKSKFGGTCEACERYLQDLTNRFCSIACKVSAVSVKPRDESHDLMIPFPTPEAATTLEENCHQETDTNEMESSISVADSSEEIRGAGVSSALKPRKPRHKRKCIPLRAPHF